The window AAGGAGGGACATGATGAAATTTGAATTTGTGGATGAAGTGGAAAGGGGAGGCTACCATGCCAAGATTAAGGTTTTGGGTGTCGGAGGTGCCGGGGGAAATGCCATTAATAACATGATCAGTTCCGACCTGGGGGGCGTCGACTTCATTGTGGCGAATACCGACTCCCAGGACCTGGAGAAATCCCTCTGCTCACAGAAGATCCAGTTGGGCCCTTCCATCACCAAGGGACTCGGGGCAGGGGCTGACCCTGAGATCGGGAGGACATCGGCGGAGGAGAGCGTCACCGAAATCAGAGATGCACTGGATCGTTCCGATATGGTCTTTATCGCCGCGGGAATGGGTGGCGGTACAGGGACCGGCGCTTCTCCGGTGGCGGCTCGTCTCAGCAGGGAGAATGGTGCGTTAACCGTGGCGGTGGTGACGAAGCCCTTCAGATTTGAAGGCGATCCGCGAATGAAAAGGGCCATGGAGGGCATTGAAGCGCTTAAAAAACAGGTGGACAGCCTGATCATCATTCCCAATGAACGGCTCAAGAGTCTGGGAGATAAGGCGACGCCCCTGAAAGACCTCTTTGTAAAGGCGGATGAAGTCCTCCTCCAGGCGGTCAAGGGGATCGCGGATCTTATTATGAGCCGCGGATTCATCAACCTGGATTTTGCCGATGTGAAAAAGGTCATGGAACAGATGGGGACGGCCTTAATGGGCATGGGGAGAGCGAGCGGTGAAAACAGGGCATGTGAGGCGGCACAGAAGGCCATCAACAGTCCCCTGTTGGAGGATATCTCCATTGAGGGGGCCAAAGGACTTCTCATGAACATCACCGGACCTTCGGACATGACCATGGATGAAGTGGACGCCGCATCCAATTACATCAAGAACGAAGTCAATGAGAACGCGGAGGTTTTCTGGGGAATGGTCCTGGACGATACCCTGAAAGACGAGGTCCAGATAACCGTTATCGCCACCGGAATTGACGCTCATGAGATGCCGCAGGAACGGAATTATCTCAGGGCCGTGGTCAAGGATACGGTCAAAAACCCGCCTCCAGAGTATGACAACGTGGTGAGGCTGAGAGATGTAACCGCCGAGGATATTGAAGAGAGCTGGACAGTGAGGAAGAATGGCGTCAATCTGGACACCCCCACATTCTTAAGAGAGAAACAGGTCACCTCCGAATCATCCAAAGAAGAACCTGATAAGCAGGAGAGGAAAAGTTTTTTCGACAAATTTCGTTTTAAGGAAAATCTGGATTACCCGACATTCATGAGGGCAAAAGCCGATTGACCGCACCAAGGGACATTGTCTCCCTCTACCGGGCCCGACTGGCAGAGGAAACCGGTGCAATAAGAAAGGATTGGGGGGGGAAACGATCCATCGCCCTGGCATACCCCAATTTTTACCGCCTGGGCATGTCCAATTTGGGGTTTCAGATTGTCTACGGTCTGTTGAACCAGAGATCAGACGTGGTTGCAGAGCGGGTTTTCCTGCCCGAAGGTCAAGAAATGTCCCTCTATCTTCGATCGGGAAAGCCGCTCCTTTCATTGGAGTCGCAGAGGCCGCTATGTGAATTTGACCTTGTCGCCTTTTCTCTCTCATTTGAAAATGACTACCCCAATGTCCTTCAGATGTTGGAATTGGGAGGGATCCCCCTGTTCACGGAGGAAAGAACGGACGCCACGCCCCTGGTCATGGCCGGGGGAGTGACCACATTTCTGAATCCGGAACCCCTTTCCCTTTTCATAGACATCTTCCTGATCGGTGAGGCCGAAGCCAATTTAGATGTATTTATGAATTTCTTCCTGGAATTGTACAGGGAGAAGCGCGCCAGAAAAGAGATCTTGGTCCGTCTGGCCAGGAATGTCCCCGGCCTCTACGCCCCCCTCTTCTACCGGGCTGAATACCACGAAGATGGGACCCTGAAGACCTTTTTGCCGGTAGAGGATCACATCCCTGAAAAAATCCGGGTCCCCCGGTCTCCTCATGGGGGATTTTCAGGGAAAGGAACCCCCGTATCGATTATCACGACCCCCAATACGGAATTCAGCAACAAGGTCCTGGTGGAGGTGGGAAGGGGATGCGGTCACTCATGCCGCTTCTGTGCCGCGGGATTTGCATATCGGCCCCCCAGGCAGTATGAGGAATCACAACTCAGCGAAGCCG is drawn from Deltaproteobacteria bacterium and contains these coding sequences:
- the ftsZ gene encoding cell division protein FtsZ produces the protein MKFEFVDEVERGGYHAKIKVLGVGGAGGNAINNMISSDLGGVDFIVANTDSQDLEKSLCSQKIQLGPSITKGLGAGADPEIGRTSAEESVTEIRDALDRSDMVFIAAGMGGGTGTGASPVAARLSRENGALTVAVVTKPFRFEGDPRMKRAMEGIEALKKQVDSLIIIPNERLKSLGDKATPLKDLFVKADEVLLQAVKGIADLIMSRGFINLDFADVKKVMEQMGTALMGMGRASGENRACEAAQKAINSPLLEDISIEGAKGLLMNITGPSDMTMDEVDAASNYIKNEVNENAEVFWGMVLDDTLKDEVQITVIATGIDAHEMPQERNYLRAVVKDTVKNPPPEYDNVVRLRDVTAEDIEESWTVRKNGVNLDTPTFLREKQVTSESSKEEPDKQERKSFFDKFRFKENLDYPTFMRAKAD